GCTGGAGATCATCAATGCGCTCGGCGAGGTCAACAGCCATGTTGGGAAACTTGTCCAACCTTTTAGCCAACTCCTGAACACTCCATTCGATACTGGCGAGATGACACCCCACATACCTCACGTCGGGATGCTTCTTCAACATCCGCTCCATGGCCGCGATCTGTTCTTCATAGCTCAGATATTCCGGATGCTGGTACATATGATATTCAGGGTGGGCTTCGTAATAATTCCGATTGCTGGTGCCCAACATCTCCTCCAGGGGTAGCC
The window above is part of the Candidatus Neomarinimicrobiota bacterium genome. Proteins encoded here:
- a CDS encoding amidohydrolase family protein, with translation LPLEEMLGTSNRNYYEAHPEYHMYQHPEYLSYEEQIAAMERMLKKHPDVRYVGCHLASIEWSVQELAKRLDKFPNMAVDLAERIDDLQLLDRDEVRQFFIDYQDRLLYATDFGIDEEDDPVAAARKIHETWLLDWKYFTTDSIMTIPGIDQPVMGLDLPPDVLKKLYRENAKAWYPGL